Part of the Anopheles coluzzii chromosome 3, AcolN3, whole genome shotgun sequence genome is shown below.
GCCCCCCCTGCCTGGCCGCGGTGCTGCCACCCGGGGGTGAAAAGATTTATCCCGGGCACTTTCGACCCAATCTCGGCTCGCCAAGCTAACTTACCAGCTTCCGGAAGCAGTCCTCGAGGAAGAGCGTCATCGACCGGTAGAGGTGCTTCTTCACGCCGGCCAGATTGTGGCCCTCGTCCGGATAGATCAGCTGCTTGAACAGTGCTCCCTTGCTCGAGAGTGCCTTCGAGAACACCATACTCTGCTGGAAGTGCACATTATCGTCCGCCGTACCGTGAACCTGTGTTTGGTGTGTACGAGAAATGAGAAGAGCGGAACAGTTGGGTGAAATCGGGGTGGTGAGTTCCGAAGAAATGGTTGATTAAATGTAATGGTAGCGAGTTCGCGCGTTCCTACTGCAACGACGGGAGCTGAGGCAGAGGCGGTTGAGGTGTACGGAACATAAATTTGTCGAGCGATGACGGCGAAAATGCTCGACCGGGGGTCTCTTTTCCTTCCGTCCGTTCGTTTGGTCGTATCCAGTAATGGTGGGAAAGGAAATTACTCGATGAAGGATTGCGCTTTGCTCCCATCCTCCACCGGGTATAGGGTTGATAGCCGTAATCTAGCACACTCTATGGTTGCAATCGATCcttttcggtttgtttgtgcttttttcctAGTGTAATGTGTAATGCCTAACGGTCTAATGGACGTCAGCGAATGCTTACCATCAGGAACTGCTTGTCTCGCAGTTTCTCGGCGTGCTTCGACAGATCACTGTCCTCGTAGCCCTTGTAGTTGTCGGTAACGTTCGGCATGCCCATGTACCGTTCGGTGTACGTTGAATCTGAACgatgcaaaaaggaaaagtgaGATGAGTTATGGCTCAAGTCAAGGCCTGGGTGAGACATACCGTATAGCTTCCAGTTAGTGACGGGCGCCACACTGATGCCACACTGGAACAGACTGGTCGGGCTGGCCATGGCCAGGGCTGCCGTGTATCCACCGTAGCTCCAGCCCCAGATACCGACTCGCCGCTTGTCGACAAAGTGCAAACTGTCGCGCAGATATTCGGCCACCTCAAGCTGATCGGACACTTCGACCGTGCCGAGCCTTCGGTAGACTTCGTGGAGCAGCTGGTAGCCTTGACCGCTCGATCCTCGGCCATCGATCTGCGTTACGATGTAGTCTTTCGTGCCCGCGAGATAGGTGTTCCAATCGACGCGCCACTTGTCTGTGACGAGTTGTGTACCTGGGCCGGAATAGCTGAAGAATCGAAGGGAAAATATGATGTAATTACTATAGGAAAGCATCTTAAAACCTTCGGAAGAAATACTTACACGTGAACGATCATGGGATAGCGCGTAATTTCATCCTCCCGCAGACCGGGTGGTAGGAACAGTCGCACCTGGGCATGATATCCGCCCGAGATCATTACCGGGAAGGATTTGACCTGCGGCAGTGCCACCTTGTTGATGCGCTCGGCCAACGCCGTATTGTTCTGCAGGTAGTACAGCACCTGCGTCGGACTCTTGGCCAGGTCCGGCACGATGCGATAGATGGCGCTGAACGGTACGATCGGACCGAGACACTCGATCAGTGCGTACTCGCTATTGCTCGGCGCAAAGACGGCGGTAAAGTATTGGCAGGGCATTGGCGGCAGTGGTGCTACCACTTCCGGCTCGGACGGTTTTCGCTTTCGCTTGGTGGGTGGTGTCGTCATCGGCTCCTCGACATActcttcctcctcgtcctcgatATCCTCCCAATCGTCGTTCCACTGTTGCTGCACCCGGTTCGATGCTTTGATCGTGACGTGCGCGTGCGCACTGTGCTGATGGCTGCAGGTGAGACAGCGCGGTGGTCGAGGGGAGGTGCCCTGTTTCGGTGGCAGTGAGGAGGCCCGGTACAGATGCTGCTGGGCCGGTGAATGCTCCGGGATACCGAGGTAGTAGCTAGCGGGTGGAAGAAGTGGAGGAAAATAATACCGACGATAAATTACACCATTTCTAGAGACACATGCACACTAAAAGGGCACGGCGGTTTGTGTGCTTGTTGAAGCTCAGCCAACTTACACGAAATTATTCGCCTGATCCCAGTGGAGGATTTTATTAACCTCAAACCGACCATGCGTCAATGGTATGATGCGTTTCTTGCCGATGTGTACGTGGACCAGGTGCCGGAAGTGTCCTTGGGAAGTAAGCAAAAAACGGacgagaaagcaaaaaaaacaggctatCATCATTTATGTATATGAACAGGGGATAATGGAGTGACTGAATAATGAGCTAAATCCATGGAGAAACTTTGAAGCTGGTGCCGAACCGGATCAAACGGAACATCCATCTTCGGTTTGGATTGGAGAGGAGAGGCGAACAGGGAGCCTGACAAGACGGTCGAGTTTTATTTGGGGTACGGTACTGTCCGAACCCTGAATGAATGATGTGCCTGTCCGTTCAGTCCGTTTTGGCGGTAGCGTATGGTTAGTTTCGAAGGGTCTCCGGGCGCTAAGTGTATGCAGTATGCGATGCGGCACGGTAACAAATTGGCAAGATGACATATCTTTAGCATTAGGTCGTACATCGTTTATTCTTTTGGGAGGGATGGGTCATTGTTTTTATAGACGGTTCGTCGTGGGCAGTATGTTTGAAggttcttttaattttttttattgtttgttagtAAGTATGCAATTTCTCAGTTATTCCTATTTCGGGTACTTTTTGTTTAAGAAAGTGTACCTTAACATGTTCAAAAATAAGGAAAGAATGGTATCactcatttatttttaaacacattttgagAGCATTTTCATCAGAAAAGCTTACAATTCAAAATatcttattttcatttatatttactttcaataatcttttttattatcaaatgatttatttatttatgttacaTGGAGGTTAATGTTAGATTAAATAAtcctttgattttttttactaaaaaagtgtaacaatttataaatatatcaaaaacTTAATGAGTtatcattaaaaatatttttttagctGTTTTCCAAGTTTTTTTGGGTCCTTTCCGATTTTTTAACAACTTTGGTGAATTATTACCTATTTGCgattttttatagtttttccCACTATTtagttattgttttctttacaatttagaaattttcccacgatttattggcaTTGTCTCAACCGTTTTGAAACAAAAGATTTAGAAAATCATGCGAAATAATCTTTTAATCTTAGGAGGATTTAAAGCAGAGCATCCAGACATCAAGAAACATCCTAAAATCCCTCAGAGCCCCTGTAGTCTTAAACCTTTTTATAGAGTTTAGTAGTATTAGCAATTCTAGTATCATCTTTTCCAATTGTTATAATAACTTTCCAGTTTTAACAAAATAGACAGTAAAAGTATCATCTCCGAATCGAAGTCTCAT
Proteins encoded:
- the LOC120956258 gene encoding inactive dipeptidyl peptidase 10, with the protein product MTEADNYDDELVSANPNQRNWRGILIALLVIIVVLALIVTSVVLLTPPDEGPRVKGQRIRLQDIIDGEYAPKKLNGSWIGPDEFLYQNHWGEISLLNMNNLSERVLMSNTTMKTLAPVKFSISADRRYLLLAQNVQKLFRHSFLAQYTVYDITTSETIPLTINSQMDEWPYLLHAEFTPKGQSIVLVYEYDIYYRPSARALQAYRLTKNAIPGIVYNGVPDWLYEEEILHTNKAIWLSTDGHLMLYTTFNDTLVQEQQFAWYGTATGDINLYPQIRSLRYPKPGTSNPTVTLNVADLTDPKSIRMNKLTPPPILLNQEHYFTSASWVSPSEVSVVWMNRPQNLSVVTLCKSPMWYCQETHRISGDGRGWVDEMSVPFFSLNGSSYIAISPLRDGSAGHFRHLVHVHIGKKRIIPLTHGRFEVNKILHWDQANNFVYYLGIPEHSPAQQHLYRASSLPPKQGTSPRPPRCLTCSHQHSAHAHVTIKASNRVQQQWNDDWEDIEDEEEEYVEEPMTTPPTKRKRKPSEPEVVAPLPPMPCQYFTAVFAPSNSEYALIECLGPIVPFSAIYRIVPDLAKSPTQVLYYLQNNTALAERINKVALPQVKSFPVMISGGYHAQVRLFLPPGLREDEITRYPMIVHVYSGPGTQLVTDKWRVDWNTYLAGTKDYIVTQIDGRGSSGQGYQLLHEVYRRLGTVEVSDQLEVAEYLRDSLHFVDKRRVGIWGWSYGGYTAALAMASPTSLFQCGISVAPVTNWKLYDSTYTERYMGMPNVTDNYKGYEDSDLSKHAEKLRDKQFLMVHGTADDNVHFQQSMVFSKALSSKGALFKQLIYPDEGHNLAGVKKHLYRSMTLFLEDCFRKLVPLDVKPGLGNGGSSD